ACTTTCGGAGTACAGTATTATTCatcaataatatgattattattatgaaaattataaacacacattaattttatttatattatatgtattttatattaaaatttttattagtaagacgttattgataaaaatattaccgaCAGAGATTCTGATCTATGAATATACAAGCTCTTGTTAGGTTTGGTAGCACCAACATTTGTGCCTGTTTTTTCTAAGCAAGTAATGcactaaaaaattacaatttaaatcaacGTCAATGCTTGCAgtgatatgatttatattttataatattccaattgaattatgaatatttgaatgATTATATGCCAGAAGCgactaaagtaaaatatttaaggtgCCCGGTATACTTAATCTCAAcaacaatgtttaatattgaatgGCTTACTGGATGCAGTTTTGTATttcatcaattaaataaagccTAAATATCATAGTTTTGGTATAGGATATGAAAAGCGAGGTTtcctaaactttaaatttgaaaatattgatttaatttagaaaataatataattttatacaaacgtgatattgtaatattatgttattatatgtcaggataaatatttaatacaaaatcacataattaatattaaatttattataaaaaagcagtaaaaaaaaatttgtgatctcacagtttaataaaaataatattaataacatttattaaaataattttgacgatATGGTTATTCCTTTTACTtacaatatagaaaaaaataggttGTTTCTATTActgtattctaaatattataataagtaggtaatattcaaatattagtttcaatttcaaaggtcattaatcattatggtttaatattgttttaattttttgttaattatatcatataatttaaaccagTCAAACTTACTTGGACCACTACTAACAACGCAAACGCtgacataaaaattgaagtcATTTTGATTTTGTCTAATATAGTGTACAAATGTAGGCGCCAATGCTTACGTTTTTGTGAAACTGTTTGATACTACGATGAATGATGGCAATTTATtagatttctaataattttgtttagttaGGAATTCATGTTAGGTAGGTTGACAatgacaataacaattattgttaaacaattttaaacttcaaaagctgtaatttatacaattatttatataatattattgtattctatattatattgtttacattattactTCCACATTTTACATGGTATGATAAAAAGAAagcaaatgttttaaaaacatttcaaatcgATCATTATTTgtcttatacattatacagcgAACATAGATATAATTACATGAATTACatctattcaaatattttgttctctTTACcgtcaatgataataattgtatattaaaaatagatctaTTGAATAATAGTGCGTAATATagcttaaataaaaacacatttccgacttcaatagaaaaaaaatgacattgacaataataatataatatattacatgagGTAGGAATGGTTTCACGCGTTGGTGATTGCATAAACAAAGCTCGGTAATGTcagatagataataaaaacgttaattGTAAACTGGGCTCCGAATTTTCTGGTACCatgaattttataactaagttgaTTAGATGAAccgtgattttttaaaattaagtaagtatatataatataatattatttttgtttttgaaaatcattaattattacaatccaGAAAACACTTTtgaatttaatcttatttaagtatatcacattttgtaaataagtatacataaatcaatttattgagAATCAGGATTACGGTGAGTTTGAAtacttatgatatattaaaaataataacagccACAATTAAAATACAGATAATGGCCCTCTGACTTTCAATGAAcggataaataatttatatataggtattaaattgtGACAATTTGCgtgtacacaataaaataatataacatagccAAATTTCGATTCCacacacaatatttaataaaaacaataaatttgtgAGAAGaccttataacaataaaaaataaataaaacattaagaatcaccaaaaaaaatgtttaacattatttttttccaacggTGGTGGCACTTGCTCCTAGTGCCCCCCCCCTGGACCCGCCTTTGAATActcttatatagtatatattatataatatactataataatatataataaatactatatattatatatttttttcttttatttttaaatgcaatctACAATCTCTACCACTTTGGCACAATAAGTAGATGTGAAACAGATTAgttatatagaaattattaaaataaaatacattaaatccttaataacatttatacaaaatacgtGAAATTTTTGAGGAAAGCAGCCACTCATTAGTGACACTttcagaataaattatatataatcaatgataatacgCAGTGACTTTGgtttttacacaattatttctttaaaagtcCTCACACACTTCAGCGGCGGTAAAATTCTTTTGTATCAGCGGTGGTGGTAAAATTGTAACCGAACTCATTTTAACGCTACCCTTGCAGTGTGTAGGCACCTCATCAGTGGTATAGCAATACTGAATATTTAAAgtagaatgtttttttttttatgaactggTGAAGTGATAcgatactaaaattattaatatagttgataaaactattttattttgttatcaatGTCGTTAATTGTTATCTTTTCAAACTCTAAagcaatatttagtttttgattttgtttgcTGTGAAAAATTGCCCTACAAATTAagtaatgcattattatacttattaattataattaaaacttaattcttTACTGGTTAAATGggaataaaattcattaatacaaaattaactgtttaaatattcaactcTTACTAAACCAATTTATACTGTGGAATaacattgataattaataataagtagacttatttcataaatgataattacattctgtatttttcgtttttttagtgccccataattataaaaaaaaaaaacacgggGAAAACTAACTAAATGCTTTGTTATATCAAAAACGTTTACCAAAATACGACGGAGTTCGTGTCATGCTTATCGATACGgaacaatatttaactataattgattgtttttaaaagtataaagtataattcacTGTACAATGTGCACACACAACTTAAATAGTCTTTACCAGATGTATGTGTTTGTATGTGTACGCCAGTTGGTCAGTGACAAATATAGGTGATGCTGATTACTGacccatatatatattagatctAATTTGCAGTGTGATGATGCATTGACGTTGATGCGTCGATATTAATCtaaccatattaatattatataaataaattgattttcacAGTTATAATCATACACATATTCAAGAtgaatctaattttatattcagtacaattttttaagattttttatgtaatttattgtaaacaagtgaaaaattgataatcataaagaaaactattatttttttttaggtttattaAACGATAccgattttaatatagtaaatagttgaaatattaatcatcaaaattaatattattaattcctCCTTTCACTTCTTTGTttcttagaaatatatttcgGGGTAACGATATAAACCCTTTGAAAATATTCCATGATTTCTTTATAGGCCAGAAGAATGCACTATAAGATTTTGATATCACATGCCCAATGGTTGATTTTTTCTCTAGATTTGATTGATccattttttcttcaatttgaGATTCCTATAGAACGTAGATAACCAAAATACTAGAGTTCATTTCTAttactaaacaataattagttttgTTGCAAttgaatatagatttttataagtaatgtacaatgaatattttatcctAAACGGCTAAACGATGTCATTAGACGTTTTtactaaaacttataatttattcaaacaaattacTTACTGTAGTAGTatctgatttattatttacaactgCAAATTTTCCCATATCTGGTTTCGTTGCACCACCATTAGAAACAGATGGACAAGTTATAAACTAGATATaacataatgaatataaaaaaaacttgtaaataaaataggattatgaataaattatgatgtaccatatacattatataataaagattttatggATTTAACTTAAATGATTTGCAcctaaataataggtataacataACCTAACTTTTAGGCTTTAGATAGTAATTAGATTTGAATAGTCATTcattggaataaaaaaaaaaaaaaaatacttttaggtgttcataaccatattatttgGACTAACAGGAGTTAAAATTGGTGATAGTTATTCCGAatgaacttttattttaactatgcacctcattaatttataaaaatgttcgtagaatattttatgaagtaaAGTTCAGCTCTGATaactattcttaaaaaaatatcaatttaagtGATCgcctaaacaaaaaaaacagttgatttaacttaaaagttgaaaaatagtacatggtaaaactaattataaattgaattaacaataataaataaatttaaaaaaaagtaaatttacatgtaattttaataacgaaaaattttgttttctagTTATCCTGATGTTTACGTTGGTTTTgagagttaatatttttaaatgtttttatgggTATTACGAGTTttgatttacttaaatataaaactctgAAAGAGAGAAAATCAGCAATATgatcaaagaaaaattatttcataataataataatcttatatttacaatactgTTGTGCtgtgaaaatacttttttttcagtgaaaaaaaaaattaagttgatTGATAATTgtcacagtattattatttaattatttaatttgacataatgattaaaattggtGAAACTTACATGTACTgaagaaattaaaacaatcataGAACAAAATATCTGTGTGGCAATCATTTTcgcgtttttaaaattcactgTTAGAACTTAAGCTACGAGAGAGACAAAAAAgggaaaatttgaaaatattaacttactgATCGGTAGTTTATGACATACCATAATGTTACGttaaactgttttatatttttattacaatgtttatatttcCTGTGTACACACATATTCGTACCTATGCATAATTATACTCAATTCACATATGCGtcaatattacaaattgtccataataacataaacacctacttgtaattaaaaattagttataacatttaaacgaTGCCAGTGTTTTTGCGtgaaatttacttatataatattattatcgttttggCATGAGTTATTGAGTTGGATAATATtaggaattaaatattattttcataatttagttgaattattgtacataatatttcatggtACTAAAaggatatataattatattaaacgatattaaaaattgttttcatgatggaaaaaaaattaaattttctttatgcGTAGATGATTTGCACacagaaaatattgaaattatgaaCTACCCTCACTGACCCGATGTTTGATTAAAacgtaaatataaacattttcttcGACATACTTGTAATttcatacctactataaaattaatgttaaatataaaccaaaaaaaaaaactgaaataaaatatgcgtTATGGCCTATGGGTGATAattgaacaaatttataaatttataatttatttaagttgtataatattataataaagactttgattttttttattatatttaattttggaagTATAGGTAACTATAAGATGATTATTACAAGTGTACTATTTCTAATACCGCAGACCATTAAAATTCatgtattatagaaattttgaaaatatcattaactattatagtaatcaatatttcttacataatatttaaatcatttattttatatacaataacataataattgttacatttgttattactttaattatttatcatgtacTAGAGGCTAGTGCTTCTAAGTTTGAGCGTGtaacatataaaatgaaatactgTGAATATTGtgactttaaataatacattacagagctaatataaaacattttatacctaatCGATTTATTAAAGAATAGATATCGAAATATTCTCGATAGACACATATTATCTTGTTACTTAGCTTTTTccacaaagttaaaaataaatgcgagatattatattacgtatttacGTAGTTTGATTGCAATCTACTTggactgttattattattttatagtttccataaaaattagaattcgATAAATCATTCATGTCAATAAAGGGTCATCGAGGTGGTTTGCAACAGGAAGAATACGCTATGCACAACCGttgtaattaattgattaggtATCGAAAAACTTACACACTAGGCGATTTTAGCTCGCCTGATGTACCATTTGTAAGCTATGTAAATTAAtctatctatatctatatctatatctatatctatatctatatctaaatatagaaataattgccAGTAATTGTCGTAATTgccaggagaaggttcttacggacgaaaaatttgagaaagttatcgggttagagaaatatgacgaggttgtgatgaaattacagaagcgccatctatccagcaaatagtcaactaaattatttttggtagtcaatggcaattggcaaccatttaaataaaataaatcatttatttaaaatgtttttaaaaatgcatgcaaatagacatacaaacttaaatcgttgtcatagtaaaaaaagaaattaaaaattgttatacataaaaatggagacaaaaatatataaaaattcatcaattaaGAACAGCTGAACCGATTtcgctaattattttttaggaatatttgttattgtctGGAGAAGGTTTTtacgaaagaaaatttttaaaaagtcaacCGAATAAGTAGAAAAAGTGCAAAATCTATTCATTGATGTCTGGGATTTGAACTCGATACCATTGTCTTTATTTACTCTATGGTAGACGTAGACATCTAAACATCAGCTCGAtgtacaatcaatataatctatggtttctatagttattttagtttggaaatttgaaatttgttgagtgaattttttttcagttcacaataatctatctatcttctatctttatatatataaaaatagagacaaaaatgtataacatttcatcAATTGAGAACGGCTGGAtcgatttcgctcattcttattttgtttgggTCGTGATTTCCAGGAGAAAGTTCTTATGTTTgaaaaagttaagaaaattgcactgaaaattaataaaaatacaatgaaaaataaaaaataccgatgactactataactattattattattattattattactattttattttcggtaatcatgctaacaatttttttgttattattatttattttccccatttttgtaacatttttcactgatgaTTCGCTCCTATTGGTCGCAAGAGAAGGTGCTTATGTAGtacaattttaggaaaatcCACCAGAAAACTTCGGAATCtggatgtaaaaaaacaacaacaactatCACTGCAGTGTtaacaaaactatattaaggtcactattgattatgattgaatataataattatagacctgttgttatattttgttaaaaccataacaacaaaaattagaattagcaaaataagtcaatgtctacagtaaatttcaaattcacagcaataaactaacataacaagttatgTTATTAGATCGATGCTTACGATTTATacggtacattcgtaaaatcgtaccaaaaatttagtgtgcaataataaagcattttacaaaattcgcatacTAAAGTGGTGGTTttacaagatttttgagaatcaaaacggTCAATGAAAATttctaagttttgaacaccgttaaaccgaatattaaataacaaattaatcaaaatttgaatcatattatatagaattggcatttttaacgggcaacgaagtgcaccgAGCcagctagtatattatatttaagttaatattatacataatatatatatatatatatataaatatgattatgtaTACCACAACtacaaaaactaatatatcaATAGTAACACTATACACTTACGAAACATATACCTTCTATTTTTACTAAGAATAGattcttaatataaattgcttaaaaatatttcaaatatattaaatattttaataaaatcatcgaAAGAAATatctcataatataatgtattaaatgttcaagtCTTGTATATTAAGATTGAAAGTTTCATGAATTTACTTAGGTAACTAATCaatatactcatatttttaactattcaaaataatttgttaaataatattctaaattatcaagtaagacataaacatttgag
The DNA window shown above is from Aphis gossypii isolate Hap1 chromosome 2, ASM2018417v2, whole genome shotgun sequence and carries:
- the LOC114131370 gene encoding uncharacterized protein LOC114131370, which produces MIATQIFCSMIVLISSVHFITCPSVSNGGATKPDMGKFAVVNNKSDTTTESQIEEKMDQSNLEKKSTIGHVISKSYSAFFWPIKKSWNIFKGFISLPRNIFLRNKEVKGGINNINFDD